The DNA region CCACAATCGGAGACGATTGAAGGATATAATGACGGATGTCATCCCGCTCCACGATCACTTCAATTTGAGATAAGATATTCTCTTTTTGTTTATACTCATTCAGAAACTTCTGGCGGCTGCCCTCTACACGAACAGACCCCAGAAATGCTTCCATATCAAAAGAATCCCCCACATGCAGATCCATGAAGGATCTGGAGGCTTTGTTCAATTCAATAATCATCTCATTCTCATCCAATACAATAATGCCGTAAGGAATGGTATTGATCACATCCTCGTGCGCAATGGAAACCAGATCGAAGACATTGTATCTTTTAATAACATAGACGAAGAAAAGATCGGACAGAAAAATCCCCAGTGAAGTCATTCCGGGAATGATGAACGGTAAATACGCTCTAAGAACCACATTAAGCAGAGCATCAATTGTCGCAAAAACAGCCAGCACGAATATGCCCCATAGTGTAACTTTCACCTGATTCTTAATCATGGAGGACGTTCGAGAAGAATATAGTGCCCGGAACAGAATGAAGAGGGATGTTACAAAATAGCTCACAAGAATAACCATGACAACCCAGAACCAGGGTCCGTATGCCCGCTCCACATAACCGCCCTCCAGCGGTGTTACAAACCAGCTCCACGGGTTCAGGATCACGCCAACGGCTCCAATAATCGCGGGGATGAACAGCAGGAGGGATCTTTTTATGCCTAATCGCTCCGCCTCACCCGTAATGAAGAGCGTAAGCAGAAGCCAACCACTCCCTAGCAAAGAGACTGCGACAAAGGACAAGGTTACATAAAACAACTGTAATCCCGGATCATCCGTCAACGTACTCGCAAATTGACAGAATGGCCAGAGCATCATCAAACCATGAAACAGAAAATAAACCTTATGTAAGTTCGTAACTCTAACTGTTGCAAAAACATATACGTATACACCAAACAATAGGACGAATAGAACAAGATCATACCATACTAATGGGCTCACGAATCTTCTCCTTTTTGCATGCGACAACTATAATGTCAATGGATTAGCATACTTCTTAATTGTTAAATGAACCTTCAAAAAAACGTTTAAAAGGTATCTCTACATTACTGCTATTGGTTAAATTAACCACATCTTATCACACTGCTAATGGGGTGAGTAGCCCATACAATGGCAATCCCACCAACCTCTGATTGAATTTTGCGTTATTTTTGCGTTTTTGTGAATGAATTTGAATGTTTGGGATGCAAACCAGGAGGAAAGAAGTCCTTGTTAGCTGCCGTAAGAGCGAAGAAGGTAAAGTATGAAGAGCCCTCCGTCACCGGACGGCCCTCTCCTTATTCGTGTACAGTAGCCAAAGGCAAATTGTCTGAAAATAAATCCGGATTATCTTGGAGCATGTCCGTAATCACTTCCGTCAACATGGCCGCATCACACACTCTGACGAGTGCATCGCCAAGCTGTCCCTTACGCATCGCGCCTTTACGTTCAAGGACATCATCCACTTTCCAAAAGTGCTCCGACCACGACAACCCACAATGTCTGCGCGAAGGCACCGAAATTTCGGTTCCATCGGGTAAAACTGTGCGTAACATCTCAGGCTCATCCGTTAATCTGCCCGGGATATCCACCCATTCTTCAATACCATGGATAAACGTGTTCCTTTTCAGATCAACGCCGACCAACAGGATGGTTGCCTTCCGATCAAGCAGCTTCCCCCAGGCCGATCCTCTCGCACATGGTGTATCAAAAAGATGATCGTCCTTCGTAAATTCTTCGGCATCCCGTCCCAGAGCAGCTACCGAATGCGTAGGATGCCAAGAACGCACGACCTCAGGTCGTTTGCGAAACAGCTCAGGCAGAATACCGACACAGCACGGTGAGGATTCCACGTGGAACATCGGATTGTCCGCATTAATCGTGGACCATGTATGGGTTGGCAACACCAGCAGTCCGTCCTTCATATACTCGGCGAGCGCATCCAACACCGTATCCGCGCCACCTTCGACTTCGCCCATACTTTTCATGGAGGAGTGCATGAGCAGCGTTCCTTGGCCGTCGATGCCCAGCTGGCGCAGTTGGTGGAGCAAACTTTCTTGAGTATGCATGATTAATGGATAACCTCCTTTGGGCTATTATAGCAAAATAGAACGTAGTGGACGGTACGAAACGTTATCCTTGCCTTAGGTGGAGCACAAAGTCCCTTTCAAGCCGCACATCATGCCCCTCACGGCAAGACAAAGGGCCGGGGAACCCCCCGGCCGTAAGGAAAGAATTTGTATGAGTCCATAAAAGTCAAAACTATTTAATCACAACGTACTCCAGGTTCACCAGCTTCGCATAGGTCACGATCTGATCTGTCGTCAGGTTCAAAGATACTACAGTATGGTGACCGCCGCCATTCTCAATCCAGGCTCTAACCCCGTCCTGGAAGTTGGGCTTCACGTTCCATAGTACACGTGCTACCGGCAGGTTAGGCGCTGGAACCGTCGGTTCGAATGCGGATACTTCGTTGATCAACAGTTTGTAATGTGTACCGAAGTCTGCCATGGATACCACGACACCTTCTCCTGCTTTGCCGTCGAATACGAGACGTGCCGGATCTTCACGATCGCCAATACCCAGTGGAGACACGATGATTTTCGGTTTATTGCTGGCGAGTGTCGGGTCCACTTCAAGCATGTGAGATTGAAGGATCGCTTCTTGGCCAGCCGCCATTTCGTACGTGTAATCTTCCATGAAGCCCGTGTTCTCGTTATGGGCCATGACTTTAAGCAGGCGGTCGAGTGCAGCCGTTTTCCAATCACCTTCCCCTGCAAAACCGTATCCTTGAGCCATCAGGCGTTGCACAGCGAGACCCGGTAGCTGCTTCATGCCATGCAGATCTTCGAAGTTGGTAGTGAAGGCACTGTATCCACCCTCGTCCAGGAAACGTTTGATCGCAATTTCATAACTTGCTTGCACACGTACGCTAGCTTCCCAAGCTTCCTTGCTGTTTGTGCCATAATCGAATTCATACAACTCCGCATACTGGGCGATCAGATCATCGATTTCTTGCTCCGTCACGGCATTCACGTATTGCACGAGGTCGCCAATACCGAAATAATCGACTGTCCATCCGAATTGGATCTGGGCTTCCACTTTATCCCCTTCGGTTACGCCCACGTTGCGCATGTTGTCACCAAAACGAGCGACTTTGATGTTGAAGCTTTCGTTGTAGGCTACAGCTACGTCCATCCAATCTGCAACCTGCTGCTGCACTTCTGCACGCTCCCAGTAGCCAACAACGATTTTATTTTGTTTTCTCAGGCGGGCGTTGATGAAGCCATATTCACGGTCACCGTGAGCCGCTTGATTCAGGTTCATGAAGTCCATATCGATCGTCGCCCAAGGAATGCTTTCATTGAATTGAGTCGCAAGATGAAGCAACGGTTTTTGCAGCAATTTCGTGCCCCGAATCCACATCTTTGCAGGTGAGAACGTGTGCATCCAGGTAATCACACCCGCTACTTCGTCGCGGTAGTTCACTTCCTTCATGATGCTCGTAATTTTATCCGCGCTTACCGCCAAATCCTGCAATACGAGCGGGTATGGCAGAACGCCGCTTGCATTGAGGGCATCCGTAATTTTCTGTGCATTGGCTTTAACCTCACCCAGTGCTTCTTCCCCGTACAGATGCTGTGAACCTACGACGAACCAAAACTGTTTAGCTGCTGTTGCTGACATAAAATCATCCTCTTTTCATTTTTATAGTTGAACAAATGGGTTTACACTAGCCACTCCGATTGCAGTACCATCTTCCGATCGCTGGTTATCCCCGAATTTCTTTGATCAATTTTTATAAGGCTGATATTCGGGGATAAAGGCGAGCGCTACGCTTCTACAGATTGGTTCTGCACTCTCCGTTATCGTGTAAAAAGTATAGTTGAACAAATCATTCCCACACTTAACCACTTGGAAGCCAGAACATGCTTCCAGTCACTGTTATAACCAAATTACTTCTGTCCGTAGTACGCGTCTTTCCCGTGTTTCCGCAAATAGTGTTTATCCAAAATGCCTTGCGGCAGTTCTTTTGCAAAGTTGTTCAGTTGCCGCGCATACAGGTTCATCTTGCACACTTCCTCCAGCACGACACTGTTCACGACTGCCGATTTGGCATCTTTGCCCCACGTGAACGGTGCATGACCATGGAGCAGGACTGCCGGAATCGCCATCACATCGAGTCCACGCTGCTCAAATGTCTCAATAATAACGCGGCCCGTCTCCGCTTCGTATCCGCGATCAATCTCACCCTGATTCAAGAAACGGGCACAAGGTACGGCTCCATAGAATGTATCTGCATGCGTCGTTCCCATCACGGGTACGTCCAGGCCAGCTTGCGCCCAGATGGTCGCCCAAGTGGAATGAGTGTGCACGATACCCCCAATTTCCGGGTAATGTTTGTATAGTACCGCGTGAGTCGCAGTATCCGAGGAAGGTCTCATTTCGCCCTCGACCACATTGCCGTCCAGATCAACTACAACCATGTCGCTTGGTCTCATCTTGTCATAGCTGACACCACTCGGTTTGATGACAAACAGACCGCTTTCCCGATCCATTGCGCTGACATTACCCCATGTGAACTTCACAAGTCCGTGCTTCGGCAGCTCCAGATTCGCCTCATAGACCTCTTCTTTCAGTTGTTCTAACATGTGTTAGTCCCTCCCGTTCTCTACCAGATGATCTACCGCCGCCTGCTCAATCGCGAGGCCCTTCCGATAACGTTCGATAAATGCTTCAAATCCTTTGACGTCCGATGCATCCGGTGCAACTTCCTCACCCTTCACATCGCCAAAAACCTTCTGCTCCAGAAATACATCCAGGCTCTCCTGCTGATCTTTGTTGATCATGTACGAAGCCAGAAGCGCCATCCCCCATGCGCCGCCTTCACCCGCCGTAGACATAACCGACACCGGCACGTTCATCGCAGCGGCTACAA from Paenibacillus sp. JNUCC-31 includes:
- a CDS encoding L-ribulose-5-phosphate 4-epimerase — translated: MLEQLKEEVYEANLELPKHGLVKFTWGNVSAMDRESGLFVIKPSGVSYDKMRPSDMVVVDLDGNVVEGEMRPSSDTATHAVLYKHYPEIGGIVHTHSTWATIWAQAGLDVPVMGTTHADTFYGAVPCARFLNQGEIDRGYEAETGRVIIETFEQRGLDVMAIPAVLLHGHAPFTWGKDAKSAVVNSVVLEEVCKMNLYARQLNNFAKELPQGILDKHYLRKHGKDAYYGQK
- the araA gene encoding L-arabinose isomerase, which encodes MSATAAKQFWFVVGSQHLYGEEALGEVKANAQKITDALNASGVLPYPLVLQDLAVSADKITSIMKEVNYRDEVAGVITWMHTFSPAKMWIRGTKLLQKPLLHLATQFNESIPWATIDMDFMNLNQAAHGDREYGFINARLRKQNKIVVGYWERAEVQQQVADWMDVAVAYNESFNIKVARFGDNMRNVGVTEGDKVEAQIQFGWTVDYFGIGDLVQYVNAVTEQEIDDLIAQYAELYEFDYGTNSKEAWEASVRVQASYEIAIKRFLDEGGYSAFTTNFEDLHGMKQLPGLAVQRLMAQGYGFAGEGDWKTAALDRLLKVMAHNENTGFMEDYTYEMAAGQEAILQSHMLEVDPTLASNKPKIIVSPLGIGDREDPARLVFDGKAGEGVVVSMADFGTHYKLLINEVSAFEPTVPAPNLPVARVLWNVKPNFQDGVRAWIENGGGHHTVVSLNLTTDQIVTYAKLVNLEYVVIK
- a CDS encoding AAC(3) family N-acetyltransferase, translated to MHTQESLLHQLRQLGIDGQGTLLMHSSMKSMGEVEGGADTVLDALAEYMKDGLLVLPTHTWSTINADNPMFHVESSPCCVGILPELFRKRPEVVRSWHPTHSVAALGRDAEEFTKDDHLFDTPCARGSAWGKLLDRKATILLVGVDLKRNTFIHGIEEWVDIPGRLTDEPEMLRTVLPDGTEISVPSRRHCGLSWSEHFWKVDDVLERKGAMRKGQLGDALVRVCDAAMLTEVITDMLQDNPDLFSDNLPLATVHE
- a CDS encoding histidine kinase N-terminal 7TM domain-containing diguanylate cyclase, translated to MSPLVWYDLVLFVLLFGVYVYVFATVRVTNLHKVYFLFHGLMMLWPFCQFASTLTDDPGLQLFYVTLSFVAVSLLGSGWLLLTLFITGEAERLGIKRSLLLFIPAIIGAVGVILNPWSWFVTPLEGGYVERAYGPWFWVVMVILVSYFVTSLFILFRALYSSRTSSMIKNQVKVTLWGIFVLAVFATIDALLNVVLRAYLPFIIPGMTSLGIFLSDLFFVYVIKRYNVFDLVSIAHEDVINTIPYGIIVLDENEMIIELNKASRSFMDLHVGDSFDMEAFLGSVRVEGSRQKFLNEYKQKENILSQIEVIVERDDIRHYILQSSPIVGSYRKPIGHILTFQDVSQERFYVKEMNRQNETLQERNQALDRIRLELSDANRKLEELALTDSLTDCYNRRYLTQHLNHEVITNIQYKTPFSLILLDIDYFKAINDRYGHVIGDEVLHRTAQAVKQSIRSTDILTRYGGEEFMIYLPHTERNLAEQLAERVRLSVESNLIVVDHEIEQVSITISIGILSIEDFEYEHVPDNPEGYLIQLFAAVDKALYQAKQNGRNRIEFAEFEGVVL